A genomic segment from Flavobacterium sp. 9R encodes:
- a CDS encoding M3 family metallopeptidase yields the protein MNSFSKIASAGCLLLFSTLLVENVNAQNTTAPMNNPLLQRSTLQYQTPPFDKIKDEHFKPAFDYGLKVHDEEIEKITNNTAKPTFENTVLALETCGVDLGRATGVFYNLSGSNTNPTLQAIEAEYAPIFSAHNDKIYLNSKLYNRIKSIPLSSLKGEDKKLTEYYLQQFELAGANLSEADKEKMKKINEELATLSTLYSNKLLTARKNAAVFFDAASDLAGLTPDEIAAAKANATAAGQDGKYMIAIINTTQQPVLMSLTNRASREKVFKASWYRAEKGDEGDTRETLEKMAKLRLQKAQLMGKKSFAEWKLQDQMAQTPAPAMDLLAKIAKPAVAKANEEAKDIQALIDAQNGGFKLEPWDWDFYSEQVRKAKYDLDESQIKPYFEIGSVLEKGVFFAAKQMYGLTFKERNDLPVYNSDVKVYEVFNDKGASIAIYYLDFYARDNKNGGAWMSNLVNQSHYLNQKPVIVNVYNFAKPVNGNPSLISFDDVTTLFHEFGHTLHGLFANQKYVTLSGTAVPRDYVEFPSQINEHAALDPTVLKNYAVHYQTKQAIPQELIDKIKKADTFNKGYVVTELLAAATLDMAWHSVEKESDFKPTLDFEKEALKKYGLLVNEVPTRYHSPYFAHIWGGGYSAGYYAYTWSKTLDYNAYDWFEANGGMTRKNCDRFVKYILSVGNSVDLNKAFKEFIGHDMKIEPYLKNAGLTK from the coding sequence ATGAATTCTTTTTCAAAAATAGCTAGTGCGGGCTGTCTTTTGTTGTTCAGTACGCTGCTAGTAGAGAACGTTAATGCCCAAAATACTACTGCTCCTATGAACAATCCTCTTTTGCAACGAAGTACTTTACAGTACCAAACGCCACCTTTTGATAAAATTAAAGACGAACATTTTAAACCTGCTTTTGACTATGGTTTAAAAGTGCACGACGAAGAAATCGAGAAAATCACGAATAATACGGCAAAACCTACTTTCGAGAATACCGTTTTAGCGCTAGAAACTTGTGGTGTAGATTTAGGTAGAGCAACTGGAGTTTTTTATAATCTTTCGGGGTCTAATACTAATCCAACACTTCAGGCAATTGAAGCAGAATATGCACCAATTTTTTCGGCGCATAACGACAAAATTTACTTGAATAGTAAATTGTATAACCGCATTAAAAGCATTCCATTGTCGAGTTTAAAAGGAGAAGATAAAAAACTAACCGAATACTACTTGCAACAATTCGAATTAGCAGGAGCTAATCTTTCAGAAGCCGATAAAGAAAAAATGAAAAAGATCAACGAAGAGTTGGCTACATTGAGTACTTTATACAGCAATAAATTATTAACTGCTCGTAAAAATGCTGCCGTGTTTTTTGATGCAGCTTCAGATTTGGCGGGTTTAACGCCTGATGAAATTGCAGCTGCCAAAGCCAATGCTACCGCAGCAGGACAAGATGGGAAATATATGATTGCGATTATCAATACCACACAGCAACCTGTTTTGATGAGTTTGACCAATCGTGCGTCTAGAGAGAAGGTTTTCAAAGCTTCTTGGTATCGTGCAGAAAAAGGAGATGAAGGCGATACTCGCGAAACCCTTGAAAAAATGGCCAAATTGCGTTTGCAAAAAGCACAATTGATGGGTAAAAAGAGTTTTGCTGAGTGGAAATTACAAGATCAAATGGCACAAACTCCAGCACCTGCAATGGATTTGTTAGCCAAAATCGCAAAACCAGCAGTAGCCAAAGCCAATGAAGAAGCCAAAGACATTCAAGCCTTAATTGATGCGCAAAATGGTGGTTTTAAATTAGAACCTTGGGATTGGGATTTCTATTCTGAGCAAGTGCGTAAAGCCAAATACGATTTGGACGAAAGTCAAATCAAACCGTATTTTGAAATTGGTTCAGTGCTAGAAAAAGGAGTCTTTTTTGCAGCAAAACAGATGTACGGACTTACTTTCAAAGAAAGAAATGATTTACCAGTGTACAATTCTGATGTAAAAGTGTATGAGGTTTTCAATGATAAAGGCGCTTCAATCGCGATTTACTATTTGGATTTTTATGCGAGAGACAATAAAAATGGTGGCGCTTGGATGAGTAATTTGGTGAATCAATCGCATTATTTAAACCAAAAACCAGTCATTGTCAATGTGTACAATTTTGCAAAACCAGTTAATGGTAATCCATCTTTAATCAGTTTTGATGATGTAACCACATTATTTCACGAGTTTGGACACACCTTACACGGATTGTTTGCCAACCAAAAATATGTAACACTTTCTGGAACGGCTGTACCGAGAGATTATGTGGAGTTTCCTTCGCAAATCAACGAACACGCTGCTTTAGATCCAACGGTTTTGAAAAATTACGCAGTGCATTATCAAACCAAACAAGCAATTCCACAAGAGTTGATTGATAAAATCAAAAAAGCAGATACTTTCAATAAAGGGTATGTGGTAACTGAATTGTTGGCTGCCGCAACACTAGATATGGCTTGGCATAGTGTAGAAAAAGAGTCGGATTTTAAACCTACTTTAGATTTTGAAAAAGAGGCTTTGAAAAAATATGGTTTGTTAGTGAATGAAGTACCTACTCGTTATCATTCTCCTTACTTTGCTCACATTTGGGGAGGCGGTTACTCTGCAGGATATTACGCTTACACTTGGTCTAAAACTTTAGATTATAATGCTTACGATTGGTTTGAAGCCAATGGTGGAATGACTAGAAAGAATTGTGATCGTTTTGTGAAATACATTTTGTCTGTAGGGAACAGTGTAGATTTGAACAAAGCTTTCAAAGAATTCATCGGTCACGATATGAAGATTGAACCGTATTTAAAAAATGCAGGATTGACTAAATAG
- a CDS encoding DUF1569 domain-containing protein, giving the protein MLQPNTKELMPSIYTTSDNAILIERIQNLNANSTPLWGKMSVDQMCEHCIAAINVAFGKQDLTISFPMRLLGRLLKNKAFNNDFGKNSPTAKEFRITAHSDFEKSQAQLIACVQEFAKGTSVITVMHHPFWGKMSYEDWDKLMYRHLDHHLRQFGV; this is encoded by the coding sequence TTGCTACAACCTAATACCAAAGAACTTATGCCTTCTATTTACACGACTTCCGACAATGCGATTTTGATTGAGAGAATTCAGAATTTAAACGCCAATTCTACTCCACTTTGGGGCAAAATGAGCGTGGACCAAATGTGTGAACACTGTATTGCTGCCATAAATGTAGCTTTTGGAAAACAAGATTTAACAATTAGTTTCCCTATGCGTTTGTTGGGACGGTTATTGAAAAACAAAGCCTTTAACAATGACTTTGGAAAAAATAGTCCCACGGCAAAAGAATTCCGTATCACTGCCCATTCTGATTTTGAAAAAAGCCAAGCACAACTTATAGCTTGTGTTCAAGAATTTGCCAAAGGAACTTCGGTAATTACGGTCATGCATCATCCGTTTTGGGGAAAGATGAGTTATGAAGATTGGGACAAATTGATGTACAGACACTTGGACCATCATTTGAGACAGTTTGGGGTATAA
- the trmD gene encoding tRNA (guanosine(37)-N1)-methyltransferase TrmD: protein MRIDIITVLPELLRSPFEASIMKRAIDKGLVEVHFHNLRDYTTNKQKSVDDYPFGGGAGMVMTVQPIDACITHLKSERTYDEIIYMSPDGDTLNQKMANTMSMYENIIILCGHYKGVDQRVRDHFITKEISIGDYVLSGGELGALVLCDALIRLIPGVLSDETSALTDSFQDGLLSGPIYTRPADYKGWKVPDVLLSGHFAKIDKWREDMAYEHTKNRRPDLLEDN from the coding sequence ATGAGAATTGATATTATTACCGTTTTACCTGAATTATTGAGAAGTCCTTTTGAGGCTTCGATTATGAAACGTGCTATCGACAAGGGGTTGGTGGAAGTGCATTTTCACAACTTGAGAGACTACACGACCAACAAACAAAAAAGTGTAGACGATTATCCTTTTGGCGGAGGCGCGGGTATGGTGATGACAGTACAACCGATTGATGCTTGCATCACGCATTTGAAGAGCGAGAGAACCTACGACGAGATCATTTATATGTCGCCCGACGGAGACACGCTGAACCAAAAAATGGCCAATACGATGTCGATGTATGAAAACATTATCATTTTGTGCGGACATTATAAAGGAGTGGATCAGCGGGTAAGAGATCATTTTATTACCAAAGAAATTTCTATAGGCGATTATGTTTTGTCTGGAGGCGAATTGGGCGCTTTGGTTTTGTGCGATGCCTTGATACGATTGATTCCTGGGGTTTTGAGTGACGAAACCTCAGCTTTGACCGATAGTTTTCAGGATGGATTGTTGTCGGGCCCAATTTATACGAGACCTGCCGACTACAAAGGCTGGAAAGTTCCTGATGTTTTGTTGAGTGGGCATTTTGCAAAAATTGACAAATGGAGAGAAGACATGGCTTATGAGCACACCAAAAACAGAAGACCAGATTTGTTGGAAGACAATTAA
- a CDS encoding TonB-dependent receptor, with translation MKNYYFTVYTFFLIFASTFFYAQENTNSNSTREKFTLSGTITDQNSNETLIGVNIFFPELKTGVTTNEYGFYSITLPKGKHQVQISYLGYKTVNETIDLTQNTKYNWPLSNEDNVLKEVIITDDRTKTDIRKPEMSVNKLSISAIKKMPVVLGEVDVLKSILLLPGVTNAGEGASGFNVRGGGADQNLILLDEATIFNSSHVFGFFSVFNPDAIKDIRLYKGGIPSRFGGRASSVLDIYQKDGSSKKFHMNGGIGLISSRLLVEGPLVKDKGSFLIGGRGSYAHLFLKLSPEQKDNAAYFYDLNAKFSYKLTENDNLYLSGYFGRDVFSLNKSFTNTYGNSTLNLRWNHLYSDKLFSNLSLIYSDYYYGLDLDFVGFKWDSGIKNYNIKYDFKNYLTDSFKLNYGLNAIYYDFNPGTIVPSNSTSGINSDQLDKKYAFEPAVYISADHDLSKKVSISYGLRYSLFYRLGQSTVNIYANDNPVLFNNDLKLYEKATPIDTKFYGKNDVIQSFDNLEPRFSAAYQFNDTQSVKASYNRMVQYLQLISNTSSPTPLDVWTPSDNFIKPQIADQVALGYFKNFNDGMYSLEVETYYKKIKNRIDYIDGAELIANKALEQVILNGQMRAYGLEILLKKNEGKLNGWISYTLSRSEQQTPGRTPLETGINNGQWYKSVYDKLHNLAVTSSYTLNDKWSFGANFALQSGQPVTYPEGQYEYLGITVPSYGLRNENRLPAYHHLDIAATLTPRKNNNRNYKTEWVFSIYNLYNRRNAASINFRQNIDTGNNEAVRTSIFGIVPAVSYNFKF, from the coding sequence ATGAAAAATTATTATTTTACGGTTTATACATTCTTTTTAATATTTGCTTCAACATTTTTCTATGCACAAGAGAACACCAATTCTAATTCAACTAGAGAAAAATTTACGTTAAGCGGAACCATTACTGACCAAAACAGTAATGAGACATTAATTGGAGTCAATATTTTTTTTCCTGAATTGAAAACAGGCGTAACTACCAACGAATATGGTTTTTATTCCATTACGTTACCCAAAGGAAAACACCAAGTTCAAATCTCTTATTTGGGCTACAAAACGGTTAATGAAACCATCGATCTAACGCAAAACACCAAATACAACTGGCCTTTGTCCAATGAAGACAATGTGCTCAAAGAAGTCATCATAACAGACGACAGAACCAAAACCGACATTAGAAAGCCCGAAATGAGTGTGAATAAACTCTCGATTTCTGCCATCAAAAAAATGCCAGTCGTTCTTGGTGAGGTTGATGTATTGAAGTCAATTTTATTACTCCCTGGAGTGACCAATGCTGGCGAAGGTGCTTCTGGATTTAACGTACGTGGTGGTGGAGCGGATCAAAACTTGATTCTGTTGGACGAAGCTACTATTTTTAACTCCTCTCACGTTTTTGGTTTTTTCTCTGTTTTTAATCCCGATGCTATAAAAGATATTCGACTCTACAAAGGCGGGATTCCTTCTCGCTTTGGAGGAAGAGCTTCCTCGGTTTTAGATATTTATCAAAAAGATGGAAGTAGCAAAAAATTCCATATGAATGGAGGTATTGGACTAATCTCAAGTAGGCTTTTAGTAGAAGGTCCATTGGTAAAAGATAAAGGTTCCTTCTTGATTGGTGGTCGTGGATCCTATGCCCATTTGTTTTTGAAATTATCTCCAGAACAAAAAGATAACGCCGCATATTTTTATGATCTAAATGCAAAATTCAGTTATAAATTAACCGAAAATGACAATTTATATCTTTCTGGATATTTTGGCCGAGACGTTTTTAGCCTAAACAAAAGTTTTACCAATACTTATGGTAATTCAACCCTAAACTTGCGTTGGAATCATTTGTATTCTGATAAATTGTTTTCTAATCTTTCCTTGATTTATAGCGATTACTATTATGGCTTAGATCTTGATTTTGTAGGATTCAAATGGGATTCGGGTATCAAAAACTACAATATCAAGTACGATTTTAAAAATTACTTAACGGACTCGTTCAAATTAAACTACGGACTGAACGCAATTTATTACGACTTCAATCCGGGCACCATTGTTCCATCTAATAGCACTTCTGGAATCAATTCCGATCAATTGGATAAGAAATATGCTTTTGAACCAGCAGTCTATATCAGTGCTGATCACGATTTAAGCAAAAAAGTGAGTATTTCCTATGGATTACGTTACAGTTTATTTTATCGCTTAGGACAATCTACCGTAAATATTTATGCGAATGACAATCCTGTTCTTTTCAATAATGACTTAAAATTGTATGAAAAAGCAACGCCAATAGATACAAAATTTTATGGTAAAAACGATGTGATTCAAAGTTTTGACAATTTAGAACCTCGCTTTTCTGCGGCTTATCAATTCAATGACACCCAATCGGTAAAAGCGAGTTACAACCGTATGGTGCAGTATTTACAGTTAATTTCAAATACCTCATCACCTACTCCACTCGATGTTTGGACGCCAAGTGATAATTTCATTAAACCTCAAATTGCTGACCAAGTAGCATTGGGATATTTCAAAAACTTCAATGACGGAATGTACTCATTAGAAGTAGAAACCTATTATAAAAAAATCAAAAATCGTATAGATTATATTGATGGTGCCGAATTAATTGCGAACAAAGCTTTGGAACAAGTCATTTTGAATGGACAAATGAGAGCCTACGGATTAGAAATTTTGCTAAAGAAAAACGAAGGCAAACTCAACGGATGGATTTCTTATACTTTATCAAGATCTGAACAACAAACCCCAGGCAGAACGCCACTAGAAACAGGAATTAATAATGGTCAATGGTATAAATCTGTTTACGATAAGTTGCATAATTTGGCCGTGACCAGTTCTTATACTTTGAACGACAAATGGAGCTTTGGAGCTAATTTTGCTTTACAAAGTGGTCAACCCGTAACCTACCCTGAAGGACAATATGAGTATTTAGGAATTACTGTTCCTAGCTATGGTTTGCGTAACGAAAATCGTTTACCCGCTTATCATCATTTAGATATTGCTGCTACGTTAACTCCAAGAAAAAACAACAATCGCAACTACAAAACCGAATGGGTTTTTAGTATTTACAATCTGTACAACAGAAGAAATGCTGCGTCAATCAACTTCAGACAAAACATTGACACAGGTAATAATGAAGCAGTAAGAACTTCAATATTTGGTATTGTTCCAGCTGTGAGTTATAATTTTAAATTTTAA
- a CDS encoding agmatine/peptidylarginine deiminase: MKKLFTIVILSPLFLSCQEESELTTSEEPISTEILYTMPDESEPHEGTWLQWPHQYQYGIEYRNELDDTWIAMTKSLIKSEKVHIIAYDANEKSRILFLLEKAEVSVANIDFTIQKTDDVWVRDNGPIYVRNKNKELVIQDWGFNGWGKKTDYNNCNIIPNRIAKDQQLQIIDLNSVMINEGGAVEIDGQGTLMATKSAILNSNRNPGMSQSQAEVIFTKYLGVTNFIWLDGKAGKDITDMHIDGFARFGNKSTIVTMAEDDLLYWEVPEKDIQTLYKAVSKNGKNYTFLKLPLTKNDVVTATGKKLKYKGSYVNYYIANSVILVPNYNDPNDAIANTTIQTLYPNRKVVGIDVRNLYANGGMVHCVTQQQPRKEQ; the protein is encoded by the coding sequence ATGAAAAAACTATTTACCATTGTCATATTATCTCCTCTTTTCCTTTCTTGTCAAGAGGAGTCAGAATTAACAACATCAGAAGAACCAATATCAACGGAAATCCTATACACTATGCCCGATGAATCAGAACCTCATGAAGGCACTTGGCTACAATGGCCCCATCAATACCAGTATGGAATAGAATATAGAAATGAGCTCGACGATACCTGGATAGCTATGACAAAATCATTAATAAAAAGTGAGAAAGTTCACATTATTGCATATGACGCTAATGAAAAATCAAGAATACTTTTTTTGCTTGAAAAAGCTGAGGTGTCAGTAGCAAACATAGACTTTACAATTCAAAAAACTGACGATGTATGGGTACGAGATAATGGACCTATCTATGTAAGAAACAAAAACAAAGAACTTGTAATTCAAGATTGGGGCTTTAATGGCTGGGGTAAAAAAACTGATTATAATAATTGTAACATTATACCCAATCGAATAGCAAAAGACCAGCAATTACAAATAATAGATTTAAATTCGGTTATGATAAACGAAGGTGGCGCAGTTGAAATTGACGGGCAAGGTACTTTAATGGCTACCAAAAGCGCTATATTAAACTCCAATAGAAACCCCGGAATGTCACAATCACAAGCTGAAGTCATTTTTACAAAATACCTTGGTGTTACTAACTTCATTTGGTTAGATGGAAAAGCTGGTAAAGATATTACTGATATGCACATTGATGGCTTTGCACGATTTGGAAACAAATCTACAATTGTAACTATGGCTGAGGATGACTTATTATATTGGGAAGTTCCAGAAAAAGACATTCAAACACTCTACAAGGCTGTCTCTAAAAATGGTAAAAACTATACTTTTCTAAAACTCCCATTAACAAAAAATGACGTAGTTACTGCAACAGGGAAAAAATTAAAATACAAAGGCTCTTATGTGAATTATTACATTGCAAATTCTGTGATTTTAGTTCCAAACTATAATGATCCTAATGATGCAATTGCAAATACCACAATTCAAACCCTTTACCCAAACCGAAAAGTTGTAGGGATTGATGTACGCAATTTGTATGCTAATGGAGGAATGGTTCATTGTGTAACACAACAACAACCTCGCAAAGAACAATAA
- a CDS encoding NADP-dependent isocitrate dehydrogenase, whose protein sequence is MTQKSKIFYTLTDEAPLLATYSFLPIVQAFTATSDIEIETRDISLAGRILANFPEFLKEDQKTSDALLELGKLATTPEANIIKLPNVSASVPQLKAAIAELQAHGYAVPNFPEDPQTEEEKNNKAKYAKVLGSAVNPVLREGNSDRRAPKAVKNYAKANPHSMGAWSSESKTHVASMEQGDFYGSEQSVTVSEGTDVKIEFVGTDGTTTVLKASTPLKAGEIIDSSVMNIAALKSFVAKTIEEAKAQNILLSVHLKATMMKVSDPIIFGAIVEVYFATVFEKYATLFNELNIDTRNGLGDVYAKIAGHPQQAEVEAAIDAAIANGPALAMVNSDKGITNLHVPSDVIVDASMPAMIRTSGQMWNKEGKAQDTVAIIPDRSYAGVYTATIDFCKKHGAFVPTTMGSVPNVGLMAQKAEEYGSHDKTFQIQGEGVVRVVNTEGTVLMEQKVAKNDIFRMCQAKDAPIQDWVKLAVNRARLSATPAVFWLDNNRAHDRELIVKVEKYLKDYDTTGLDIRILSPIEATNFTLERIIKGLDTISVTGNVLRDYLTDLFPILEVGTSAKMLSIVPLMNGGGLFETGAGGSAPKHVEQFIEEGYLRWDSLGEFLALGASLEHLGQTLNNAKAIVLAEALDVATEKFLANDKSPSRKVGGIDNRGSHFYLAMYWAEALAAQDKDADLKAIFSPIAAEFIANETQINSELIGAQGKPQTIGGYYQPNPELTSKAMRPSTTFNTILAKIA, encoded by the coding sequence ATGACACAAAAATCAAAAATTTTTTACACCCTTACAGATGAAGCGCCATTGTTGGCTACTTACTCTTTTTTACCAATTGTTCAAGCATTTACTGCCACATCGGATATAGAAATTGAAACAAGAGATATTTCGCTGGCTGGAAGAATTTTAGCCAATTTTCCAGAATTTTTAAAAGAAGATCAAAAGACAAGTGATGCCTTACTAGAATTAGGCAAACTAGCTACTACACCAGAAGCCAATATTATTAAATTGCCAAACGTTTCTGCATCTGTTCCACAATTAAAAGCGGCTATTGCAGAACTTCAAGCACACGGTTACGCCGTACCTAATTTCCCAGAAGACCCACAAACTGAAGAAGAGAAAAATAACAAAGCTAAATACGCAAAAGTATTAGGTTCTGCTGTGAATCCTGTTTTACGTGAAGGGAACTCTGATCGTAGAGCTCCAAAAGCTGTAAAAAATTACGCTAAAGCTAATCCACATTCTATGGGAGCTTGGTCTTCTGAGTCTAAAACACACGTGGCTTCAATGGAACAAGGTGACTTTTACGGAAGTGAGCAATCGGTTACTGTTAGTGAAGGAACTGATGTAAAAATTGAATTCGTAGGAACAGACGGAACTACAACAGTTCTTAAAGCAAGCACTCCTTTGAAAGCAGGTGAAATCATCGACAGTTCTGTAATGAATATTGCTGCTTTAAAAAGCTTTGTAGCCAAAACAATAGAAGAAGCAAAAGCACAAAACATCTTATTATCTGTTCACTTAAAAGCTACAATGATGAAGGTGTCTGACCCTATCATTTTTGGAGCTATCGTTGAAGTATATTTTGCCACTGTTTTTGAAAAATATGCAACGTTATTCAATGAATTAAATATTGATACTCGTAACGGTTTAGGTGACGTTTACGCAAAAATAGCTGGACATCCACAACAAGCTGAAGTAGAAGCAGCTATTGATGCCGCAATTGCTAATGGACCTGCTTTGGCAATGGTGAATTCGGACAAAGGAATCACCAACCTTCACGTACCATCAGATGTAATTGTAGATGCTTCTATGCCTGCAATGATTCGTACTTCTGGACAAATGTGGAATAAAGAAGGAAAAGCACAAGATACTGTAGCCATCATTCCAGACCGTTCCTATGCTGGTGTTTATACTGCAACAATTGATTTTTGTAAAAAACACGGTGCTTTTGTACCGACTACAATGGGAAGTGTACCTAACGTAGGTCTTATGGCTCAAAAAGCAGAAGAATATGGTTCACACGATAAAACCTTCCAGATTCAAGGAGAAGGAGTGGTTCGCGTGGTAAATACAGAAGGCACCGTATTGATGGAACAAAAAGTGGCCAAAAATGATATTTTCAGAATGTGTCAAGCCAAAGATGCTCCAATTCAAGACTGGGTAAAACTAGCCGTAAACAGAGCACGTCTATCAGCTACTCCAGCGGTTTTCTGGTTGGACAACAACAGAGCGCACGACAGAGAATTGATTGTAAAAGTTGAAAAATATTTAAAAGATTACGATACGACAGGATTAGACATTCGTATTTTAAGCCCTATCGAAGCGACTAATTTCACCTTAGAGCGCATCATCAAAGGATTAGACACTATCTCTGTGACTGGAAATGTATTGCGTGATTACTTAACCGATTTATTCCCAATTTTAGAAGTTGGAACTTCAGCAAAAATGCTTTCTATCGTTCCATTGATGAATGGTGGTGGTTTATTTGAAACTGGCGCTGGAGGTTCTGCTCCAAAACACGTTGAGCAATTTATCGAAGAAGGCTATTTACGTTGGGATTCTCTTGGTGAATTCTTGGCTTTGGGTGCTTCCTTAGAACATTTAGGACAAACTTTAAACAATGCAAAAGCGATTGTTTTAGCCGAAGCCTTGGATGTAGCTACTGAAAAATTCTTAGCAAATGACAAATCGCCTTCAAGAAAAGTAGGCGGAATTGACAATAGAGGTTCTCATTTCTACTTAGCGATGTACTGGGCTGAAGCTTTAGCTGCTCAAGATAAAGATGCTGATTTAAAAGCAATTTTCTCACCTATTGCAGCTGAATTTATTGCTAATGAAACACAAATCAACAGCGAACTAATTGGTGCTCAAGGAAAACCTCAAACTATCGGCGGATACTACCAACCGAATCCAGAGTTGACGAGTAAAGCGATGCGACCAAGTACTACTTTCAATACGATTTTGGCTAAAATTGCATAG
- the rplS gene encoding 50S ribosomal protein L19 encodes MADLLKFVQDEFVTRKDFPEFGAGDTITVYYEIKEGEKTRTQFFKGVVIQRRGSGNTETFTIRKMSGAIGVERIFPVNLPALQKVEINKKGAVRRARIFYFRELTGKKAKIKDKRR; translated from the coding sequence ATGGCAGATTTATTGAAATTCGTTCAAGACGAGTTTGTTACAAGAAAAGATTTCCCTGAATTCGGAGCTGGAGATACTATCACAGTTTACTACGAAATTAAAGAGGGTGAAAAAACAAGAACTCAGTTTTTTAAAGGAGTAGTGATTCAAAGAAGAGGTTCAGGAAACACTGAAACTTTTACTATTCGTAAAATGTCAGGAGCTATTGGAGTAGAGCGTATCTTCCCAGTTAACTTACCTGCTTTACAAAAAGTTGAAATCAACAAAAAAGGTGCAGTTCGTAGAGCTAGAATTTTCTACTTTAGAGAACTTACTGGTAAGAAAGCAAAAATCAAAGACAAAAGAAGATAA
- a CDS encoding GyrI-like domain-containing protein — protein sequence MSTPKTEDQICWKTIKKDPALVLMDYQKRIYNARHYIEKNYNKTISIKSLEMVSCYSYRNLQRIFFSLFKETIGAYQTRLKVENGYKKIVYSNAKISDIALEIGFSDVQSFSKTFKKHFNCSPSQARNQKELLLNDKEIQNSIPSITAPEILYIPEKTVYYLSCKTSYINPEIEQLWKTILKNDFSEVSTQFYGLIADDVVITEKSKCTYDACLETNSILTNLPSKSIFGGNYAKFIHQGSYQDLENTYQQIFGSWILESKQECSHTPVIEQYLKNESNCTHENEYLTALFIPLL from the coding sequence ATGAGCACACCAAAAACAGAAGACCAGATTTGTTGGAAGACAATTAAAAAAGATCCAGCACTTGTACTAATGGACTACCAAAAACGCATTTACAACGCAAGGCATTATATTGAGAAAAATTACAACAAAACTATTTCAATAAAATCTCTAGAAATGGTTTCATGTTATTCCTATAGAAATTTACAGCGTATCTTTTTCTCGCTTTTCAAGGAAACCATTGGCGCATATCAAACTAGATTAAAAGTTGAAAATGGATATAAAAAAATAGTCTATTCTAATGCTAAAATTTCAGATATAGCTTTGGAAATAGGTTTTTCTGATGTACAATCGTTTTCTAAAACATTCAAAAAACACTTTAATTGCTCTCCTTCACAAGCTCGTAATCAAAAAGAACTTCTGTTAAATGACAAAGAGATACAAAACTCAATACCATCAATTACAGCTCCTGAAATTCTTTACATCCCTGAGAAAACAGTCTACTACTTAAGTTGCAAAACTTCTTACATTAATCCCGAAATTGAGCAACTTTGGAAAACGATTTTAAAAAATGACTTTTCGGAGGTTAGTACACAATTTTATGGATTAATTGCCGATGATGTGGTTATCACAGAAAAATCAAAATGTACTTATGATGCTTGCCTAGAAACAAATTCAATTCTAACGAACCTACCCTCAAAATCTATTTTTGGCGGGAATTATGCTAAGTTTATACACCAAGGCTCCTACCAAGATTTAGAAAACACCTATCAACAAATTTTTGGGTCATGGATTTTAGAAAGCAAACAAGAATGCTCTCATACGCCTGTAATCGAACAATACCTCAAAAATGAATCAAACTGTACCCATGAAAATGAGTACTTAACCGCTCTTTTTATTCCTCTTCTATAG